Proteins encoded by one window of Salvia splendens isolate huo1 chromosome 7, SspV2, whole genome shotgun sequence:
- the LOC121741571 gene encoding ATP synthase subunit delta', mitochondrial-like: MLRHGSRSLFNRASATSMRWRRQFSSDLPAETAEDTKFVESWKKMNPNMDPPKTPSAYMKPRPPTPANIPSKLTVNLVLPYDSVLSSKEVDMVIVPATTGQMGVLPGHVATIAELKPGILSVHEGNDVTKYFLSSGFTFVHANSVADIIAIEATPVDRLDPNLVQKGLADFQQKLNTASTDVEKAEAQIGIDVHSALNAALTG, from the exons ATGCTGCGACATGGTTCACGATCCCTCTTCAACAGAGCCTCCGCCACATCCATGAGGTGGCGTCGCCAGTTTTCCTCGGATCTCCCTGCGGAGACCGCCGAAGACACCAAGTTTGTGGAGTCCTGGAAGAAAATGAACCCCAATATGGACCCACCCAAGACCCCATCGGCGTACATGAAGCCTCGACCACCCACCCCTGCCAACATTCCGTCCAAGCTCACTGTCAATTTGGTGCTTCCTTATGATTCTGTTTTATCCTCCAAAGAG GTTGATATGGTCATAGTCCCGGCAACTACGGGACAAATGGGTGTTTTACCTGGTCATGTAGCTACAATTGCGGAGCTAAAACCTGGGATTCTGTCTGTTCATGAAGGCAACGATGTGACTAAGTATTTCCTGAGCAGTGGTTTTACTTTTGTCCATGCAAACTCTGTTGCAGATATAATTGCTATTGAGGCCACACCGGTAGATCGCCTGGACCCAAATTTAGTTCAGAAAGGCCTTGCAGACTTTCAACAAAAGCTAAACACTGCATCAACAGACGTGGAGAAAGCTGAAGCACAAATCGGCATAGACGTACACAGTGCTCTCAATGCTGCTCTTACAGGTTAA
- the LOC121741766 gene encoding SET and MYND domain-containing protein 4-like isoform X2 translates to MEKLKSVIPETLKHKISHSTAADLDSTCSSLLEFFTNLPPFHQLVRDLTDPRVALCGKIKEAALEAKAKGNQCFTNGDYSNALHFYSQALRSAPMDAEDNEKNLVATLYLNRASSLHKLGLFMESLQDCNRALILSPVYAKTWFRRAKANSSLGNYEDAINDFGVSMEIETSLSVKRQIENELNQLVGQSRLRSSAKEKQHDCSADGPLQVELQCASTPNKGRAMISLTNIPMASLIYKEDPHGVIILKHCRETHCAFCFNELQADTVPCVSCSIPLYCSLKCQVQAGGEDFLKYKAEYGFKLDLSDDLEQHIRNVTSPSFSSPDVKHFAEHRHECQGMHLPAVLPSDVVLAGRIIVKHIEEQAYGGLDHNVHKILDLCQNYGQLSSDTKLEFHVYSIILLCCLQRFYAAKLPLNSTITSEIIMLLSKIRINSMAVVRMKYSDVKQPLNYDLTGSIEQIEVAQAVYSGGSLFNHSCEPNIHAYFLSRTLFMRATENVTAGSEMELSYGPQVGQWDCGERRMFLKDRYSFICKCSGCTQVNLSDLFHGGYRCIKPNCDGVVLDSSVIKYEKEKIGHCERLSCLQDNVTSDDSFSKLAHYMYEQTDYHWLEPGSCLGCATFCDLQVTKKSISKAEVHIQRMKDAVTSGARTTNLLMDALRYVDILRAKLHPFNRRLAEVEDDIAQAFCLIGNLQAGMDHCRASVKDGRSAIYHSKICGEEERRKKLGRREK, encoded by the exons ATGGAGAAGCTGAAATCAGTGATCCCAGAAACCCTTAAGCACAAAATCTCACACAGCACTGCCGCCGATCTCGATTCTACTTGCTCTTCTCTGCTCGAGTTCTTCACAAATTTGCCCCCCTTTCACCAG TTGGTTAGGGATTTGACGGACCCACGAGTGGCGCTGTGTGGAAAAATTAAGGAAGCTGCGCTGGAAGCCAAGGCAAAAGGCAATCAATGCTTTACCAATGGGGACTATTCCAACGCGTTGCACTTCTACTCTCAG GCGTTGCGCAGTGCCCCTATGGATGCTGAAGATAATGAGAAAAATCTGGTTGCAACACTGTACCTCAATCGTGCTTCCTCATTACAT AAATTGGGACTATTTATGGAAAGTCTGCAGGACTGCAACCGCGCCCTCATTCTGTCTCCTGTGTATGCAAAG ACATGGTTTAGGAGAGCTAAGGCCAATTCTTCATTGGGAAACTATGAAGATGCTATCAATGATTTCGGCGTTTCCATGGAGATAGAGACATCATTGAGTGTAAAAAGACAGATTGAAAATGAGTTAAATCAGTTAGTGGGCCAATCCAGGCTGAGAAGTAGTGCCAAAGAGAAACAACATGATTGCAGTGCAG ATGGACCACTTCAAGTAGAACTCCAATGTGCCTCGACACCAAATAAAGGAAGGGCGATGATTTCATTGACCAACATTCCTATGGCTTCTTTAATTTATAAGGAAGATCCTCATGGTGTG ATTATATTGAAGCATTGTCGGGAAACTCATTGTGCTTTCTGCTTTAATGAACTACAAGCAGATACAGTACCATGTGTCTCTTGTTCAATTCCATTGTACTGCTCTTTGAAATGCCAAGTTCAGGCTGGAGGAGAGGATTTTCTGAAGTATAAGGCCGAATATGGATTTAAACTGGACTTATCTGATGACCTTGAACAACATATAAGAAATGTGACCTCACCTAGCTTTAGTAGTCCAGACGTCAAACATTTTGCTGAACATAGGCATGAATGTCAAGGCATGCATTTGCCTGCAGTTTTGCCTTCTGATGTGGTTCTAGCTGGGCGGATAATTGTTAAGCACATAGAAGAGCAGGCTTATGGAGGTCTTGATCATAATGTTCATAAGATTCtg GATCTTTGTCAGAATTATGGACAGCTTTCATCTGACACCAAACTGGAGTTTCATGTTTACTCTATAATTCTTCTGTGCTGTCTTCAGCGGTTTTATGCCGCAAAACTTCCTTTAAACTCAACGATAACTTCAGAG ATTATTATGCTTCTCTCCAAAATCCGGATCAATTCAATGGCAGTTGTCCGAATGAAATATTCAGATGTAAAGCAACCTCTAAATTATGATCTAACAGGTTCTATAGAACAG ATTGAGGTGGCTCAAGCTGTATATTCAGGCGGAAGTTTATTTAACCATTCATGTGAGCCAAATATTCATGCATATTTCCTTTCACGTACCTTGTTCATGcgagcaacagaaaatgtcactGCAGGATCAGAAATGGAACTCTCGTATGGCCCTCAG GTTGGGCAGTGGGATTGCGGCGAGCGTCGTATGTTTCTGAAAGATAGATACTCGTTTATTTGTAAGTGCAGCGGTTGTACACAAGTGAATCTGTCTGATCTTTTCCATGGTGGTTATCGGTGTATCAAGCCAAATTGTGATGGAGTCGTGCTGGATAGTAGTGTTATTAAATATGAAAAGGAAAAGATCGGACATTGTGAAAGGCTTAGCTGTTTGCAG GACAATGTGACAAGTGACGATAGCTTCAGCAAGTTAGCTCATTACATGTATGAGCAAACAGATTACCACTGGCTTGAGCCAGGATCTTGCTTGGGTTGTGCAACTTTTTGTGATTTACAAGTGACAAAGAAATCAATAAGCAAAGCTGAGGTCCATATCCAAAG GATGAAGGATGCAGTGACTTCTGGTGCTCGCACAACTAATCTTCTTATGGATGCTTTGAGATATGTTGATATATTACGAGCAAAATTACATCCTTTCAACAGAAGACTTGCTGAG GTGGAAGATGACATTGCACAGGCATTTTGTTTGATTGGAAATCTACAAGCTGGAATGGACCATTGTCGAGCCTCAGTTAAG
- the LOC121741572 gene encoding ATP synthase subunit delta', mitochondrial-like: MLRHGSRSLFNRASATSMRWRRQFSTDLPAETAEDTKFVESWKKMNPNMDPPKTPSAYMKPRPPTPANIPSKLTVNLVLPYDSVLSSKEVDMVIVPATTGQMGVLPGHVATIAELKPGILSVHEGNDVTKCFLSSGFAFVHANSVADIIAIEATPVDRLDPNLVQKGLADFQQKLNTASTDAEKAEAQIGIDVHSALNAALTG; encoded by the exons ATGCTGCGACATGGTTCACGATCCCTCTTCAACAGAGCCTCCGCCACATCCATGAGGTGGCGCCGCCAGTTTTCTACGGATCTCCCTGCGGAGACCGCCGAAGACACCAAGTTTGTGGAGTCCTGGAAGAAAATGAACCCCAATATGGACCCACCCAAGACCCCATCGGCGTACATGAAGCCTCGACCACCCACCCCTGCCAACATTCCGTCCAAGCTCACTGTCAATTTGGTGCTTCCTTATGATTCTGTTTTATCCTCCAAAGAG GTTGATATGGTCATAGTCCCGGCAACTACGGGACAAATGGGTGTTTTACCTGGTCATGTAGCTACAATTGCCGAGCTAAAACCTGGGATTCTGTCTGTTCATGAAGGCAACGATGTGACTAAGTGTTTCCTTAGCAGTGGTTTTGCTTTTGTCCACGCAAACTCTGTTGCAGATATAATTGCTATTGAGGCCACACCGGTAGACCGCCTGGACCCAAATTTAGTTCAGAAAGGCCTCGCAGACTTTCAACAAAAGCTGAACACTGCATCAACAGACGCGGAGAAAGCTGAAGCACAAATCGGCATAGATGTACACAGTGCTCTCAATGCTGCTCTTACTGGTTGA
- the LOC121741766 gene encoding N-lysine methyltransferase SMYD2-A-like isoform X3, giving the protein MGTIPTRCTSTLRRCAVPLWMLKIMRKIWLQHCTSIVLPHYINWDYLWKVCRTATAPSFCLLCMQRRAKANSSLGNYEDAINDFGVSMEIETSLSVKRQIENELNQLVGQSRLRSSAKEKQHDCSADGPLQVELQCASTPNKGRAMISLTNIPMASLIYKEDPHGVIILKHCRETHCAFCFNELQADTVPCVSCSIPLYCSLKCQVQAGGEDFLKYKAEYGFKLDLSDDLEQHIRNVTSPSFSSPDVKHFAEHRHECQGMHLPAVLPSDVVLAGRIIVKHIEEQAYGGLDHNVHKILDLCQNYGQLSSDTKLEFHVYSIILLCCLQRFYAAKLPLNSTITSEIIMLLSKIRINSMAVVRMKYSDVKQPLNYDLTGSIEQIEVAQAVYSGGSLFNHSCEPNIHAYFLSRTLFMRATENVTAGSEMELSYGPQVGQWDCGERRMFLKDRYSFICKCSGCTQVNLSDLFHGGYRCIKPNCDGVVLDSSVIKYEKEKIGHCERLSCLQDNVTSDDSFSKLAHYMYEQTDYHWLEPGSCLGCATFCDLQVTKKSISKAEVHIQRMKDAVTSGARTTNLLMDALRYVDILRAKLHPFNRRLAEVEDDIAQAFCLIGNLQAGMDHCRASVKILEKLYGERHIAIGNELIKLASIQFSMGQEISSDYTTRIVAIFSRYYGSHAEIMFPYVRYLKKQSCRVV; this is encoded by the exons ATGGGGACTATTCCAACGCGTTGCACTTCTACTCTCAG GCGTTGCGCAGTGCCCCTATGGATGCTGAAGATAATGAGAAAAATCTGGTTGCAACACTGTACCTCAATCGTGCTTCCTCATTACAT AAATTGGGACTATTTATGGAAAGTCTGCAGGACTGCAACCGCGCCCTCATTCTGTCTCCTGTGTATGCAAAG GAGAGCTAAGGCCAATTCTTCATTGGGAAACTATGAAGATGCTATCAATGATTTCGGCGTTTCCATGGAGATAGAGACATCATTGAGTGTAAAAAGACAGATTGAAAATGAGTTAAATCAGTTAGTGGGCCAATCCAGGCTGAGAAGTAGTGCCAAAGAGAAACAACATGATTGCAGTGCAG ATGGACCACTTCAAGTAGAACTCCAATGTGCCTCGACACCAAATAAAGGAAGGGCGATGATTTCATTGACCAACATTCCTATGGCTTCTTTAATTTATAAGGAAGATCCTCATGGTGTG ATTATATTGAAGCATTGTCGGGAAACTCATTGTGCTTTCTGCTTTAATGAACTACAAGCAGATACAGTACCATGTGTCTCTTGTTCAATTCCATTGTACTGCTCTTTGAAATGCCAAGTTCAGGCTGGAGGAGAGGATTTTCTGAAGTATAAGGCCGAATATGGATTTAAACTGGACTTATCTGATGACCTTGAACAACATATAAGAAATGTGACCTCACCTAGCTTTAGTAGTCCAGACGTCAAACATTTTGCTGAACATAGGCATGAATGTCAAGGCATGCATTTGCCTGCAGTTTTGCCTTCTGATGTGGTTCTAGCTGGGCGGATAATTGTTAAGCACATAGAAGAGCAGGCTTATGGAGGTCTTGATCATAATGTTCATAAGATTCtg GATCTTTGTCAGAATTATGGACAGCTTTCATCTGACACCAAACTGGAGTTTCATGTTTACTCTATAATTCTTCTGTGCTGTCTTCAGCGGTTTTATGCCGCAAAACTTCCTTTAAACTCAACGATAACTTCAGAG ATTATTATGCTTCTCTCCAAAATCCGGATCAATTCAATGGCAGTTGTCCGAATGAAATATTCAGATGTAAAGCAACCTCTAAATTATGATCTAACAGGTTCTATAGAACAG ATTGAGGTGGCTCAAGCTGTATATTCAGGCGGAAGTTTATTTAACCATTCATGTGAGCCAAATATTCATGCATATTTCCTTTCACGTACCTTGTTCATGcgagcaacagaaaatgtcactGCAGGATCAGAAATGGAACTCTCGTATGGCCCTCAG GTTGGGCAGTGGGATTGCGGCGAGCGTCGTATGTTTCTGAAAGATAGATACTCGTTTATTTGTAAGTGCAGCGGTTGTACACAAGTGAATCTGTCTGATCTTTTCCATGGTGGTTATCGGTGTATCAAGCCAAATTGTGATGGAGTCGTGCTGGATAGTAGTGTTATTAAATATGAAAAGGAAAAGATCGGACATTGTGAAAGGCTTAGCTGTTTGCAG GACAATGTGACAAGTGACGATAGCTTCAGCAAGTTAGCTCATTACATGTATGAGCAAACAGATTACCACTGGCTTGAGCCAGGATCTTGCTTGGGTTGTGCAACTTTTTGTGATTTACAAGTGACAAAGAAATCAATAAGCAAAGCTGAGGTCCATATCCAAAG GATGAAGGATGCAGTGACTTCTGGTGCTCGCACAACTAATCTTCTTATGGATGCTTTGAGATATGTTGATATATTACGAGCAAAATTACATCCTTTCAACAGAAGACTTGCTGAG GTGGAAGATGACATTGCACAGGCATTTTGTTTGATTGGAAATCTACAAGCTGGAATGGACCATTGTCGAGCCTCAGTTAAG ATCCTGGAGAAGCTCTATGGTGAAAGGCATATCGCCATAGGAAACGAGCTGATTAAACTAGCATCCATTCAGTTTTCCATGGGCCAAGAAATTTCGTCCGACTACACAACTAGGATTGTTGCAATATTTTCTCGATACTATGGATCTCATGCAGAGATCATGTTTCCTTATGTGCGTTACCTTAAGAAGCAGAGTTGCAGAGTTGTTTGA
- the LOC121741766 gene encoding SET and MYND domain-containing protein 4-like isoform X1, whose protein sequence is MEKLKSVIPETLKHKISHSTAADLDSTCSSLLEFFTNLPPFHQLVRDLTDPRVALCGKIKEAALEAKAKGNQCFTNGDYSNALHFYSQALRSAPMDAEDNEKNLVATLYLNRASSLHKLGLFMESLQDCNRALILSPVYAKTWFRRAKANSSLGNYEDAINDFGVSMEIETSLSVKRQIENELNQLVGQSRLRSSAKEKQHDCSADGPLQVELQCASTPNKGRAMISLTNIPMASLIYKEDPHGVIILKHCRETHCAFCFNELQADTVPCVSCSIPLYCSLKCQVQAGGEDFLKYKAEYGFKLDLSDDLEQHIRNVTSPSFSSPDVKHFAEHRHECQGMHLPAVLPSDVVLAGRIIVKHIEEQAYGGLDHNVHKILDLCQNYGQLSSDTKLEFHVYSIILLCCLQRFYAAKLPLNSTITSEIIMLLSKIRINSMAVVRMKYSDVKQPLNYDLTGSIEQIEVAQAVYSGGSLFNHSCEPNIHAYFLSRTLFMRATENVTAGSEMELSYGPQVGQWDCGERRMFLKDRYSFICKCSGCTQVNLSDLFHGGYRCIKPNCDGVVLDSSVIKYEKEKIGHCERLSCLQDNVTSDDSFSKLAHYMYEQTDYHWLEPGSCLGCATFCDLQVTKKSISKAEVHIQRMKDAVTSGARTTNLLMDALRYVDILRAKLHPFNRRLAEVEDDIAQAFCLIGNLQAGMDHCRASVKILEKLYGERHIAIGNELIKLASIQFSMGQEISSDYTTRIVAIFSRYYGSHAEIMFPYVRYLKKQSCRVV, encoded by the exons ATGGAGAAGCTGAAATCAGTGATCCCAGAAACCCTTAAGCACAAAATCTCACACAGCACTGCCGCCGATCTCGATTCTACTTGCTCTTCTCTGCTCGAGTTCTTCACAAATTTGCCCCCCTTTCACCAG TTGGTTAGGGATTTGACGGACCCACGAGTGGCGCTGTGTGGAAAAATTAAGGAAGCTGCGCTGGAAGCCAAGGCAAAAGGCAATCAATGCTTTACCAATGGGGACTATTCCAACGCGTTGCACTTCTACTCTCAG GCGTTGCGCAGTGCCCCTATGGATGCTGAAGATAATGAGAAAAATCTGGTTGCAACACTGTACCTCAATCGTGCTTCCTCATTACAT AAATTGGGACTATTTATGGAAAGTCTGCAGGACTGCAACCGCGCCCTCATTCTGTCTCCTGTGTATGCAAAG ACATGGTTTAGGAGAGCTAAGGCCAATTCTTCATTGGGAAACTATGAAGATGCTATCAATGATTTCGGCGTTTCCATGGAGATAGAGACATCATTGAGTGTAAAAAGACAGATTGAAAATGAGTTAAATCAGTTAGTGGGCCAATCCAGGCTGAGAAGTAGTGCCAAAGAGAAACAACATGATTGCAGTGCAG ATGGACCACTTCAAGTAGAACTCCAATGTGCCTCGACACCAAATAAAGGAAGGGCGATGATTTCATTGACCAACATTCCTATGGCTTCTTTAATTTATAAGGAAGATCCTCATGGTGTG ATTATATTGAAGCATTGTCGGGAAACTCATTGTGCTTTCTGCTTTAATGAACTACAAGCAGATACAGTACCATGTGTCTCTTGTTCAATTCCATTGTACTGCTCTTTGAAATGCCAAGTTCAGGCTGGAGGAGAGGATTTTCTGAAGTATAAGGCCGAATATGGATTTAAACTGGACTTATCTGATGACCTTGAACAACATATAAGAAATGTGACCTCACCTAGCTTTAGTAGTCCAGACGTCAAACATTTTGCTGAACATAGGCATGAATGTCAAGGCATGCATTTGCCTGCAGTTTTGCCTTCTGATGTGGTTCTAGCTGGGCGGATAATTGTTAAGCACATAGAAGAGCAGGCTTATGGAGGTCTTGATCATAATGTTCATAAGATTCtg GATCTTTGTCAGAATTATGGACAGCTTTCATCTGACACCAAACTGGAGTTTCATGTTTACTCTATAATTCTTCTGTGCTGTCTTCAGCGGTTTTATGCCGCAAAACTTCCTTTAAACTCAACGATAACTTCAGAG ATTATTATGCTTCTCTCCAAAATCCGGATCAATTCAATGGCAGTTGTCCGAATGAAATATTCAGATGTAAAGCAACCTCTAAATTATGATCTAACAGGTTCTATAGAACAG ATTGAGGTGGCTCAAGCTGTATATTCAGGCGGAAGTTTATTTAACCATTCATGTGAGCCAAATATTCATGCATATTTCCTTTCACGTACCTTGTTCATGcgagcaacagaaaatgtcactGCAGGATCAGAAATGGAACTCTCGTATGGCCCTCAG GTTGGGCAGTGGGATTGCGGCGAGCGTCGTATGTTTCTGAAAGATAGATACTCGTTTATTTGTAAGTGCAGCGGTTGTACACAAGTGAATCTGTCTGATCTTTTCCATGGTGGTTATCGGTGTATCAAGCCAAATTGTGATGGAGTCGTGCTGGATAGTAGTGTTATTAAATATGAAAAGGAAAAGATCGGACATTGTGAAAGGCTTAGCTGTTTGCAG GACAATGTGACAAGTGACGATAGCTTCAGCAAGTTAGCTCATTACATGTATGAGCAAACAGATTACCACTGGCTTGAGCCAGGATCTTGCTTGGGTTGTGCAACTTTTTGTGATTTACAAGTGACAAAGAAATCAATAAGCAAAGCTGAGGTCCATATCCAAAG GATGAAGGATGCAGTGACTTCTGGTGCTCGCACAACTAATCTTCTTATGGATGCTTTGAGATATGTTGATATATTACGAGCAAAATTACATCCTTTCAACAGAAGACTTGCTGAG GTGGAAGATGACATTGCACAGGCATTTTGTTTGATTGGAAATCTACAAGCTGGAATGGACCATTGTCGAGCCTCAGTTAAG ATCCTGGAGAAGCTCTATGGTGAAAGGCATATCGCCATAGGAAACGAGCTGATTAAACTAGCATCCATTCAGTTTTCCATGGGCCAAGAAATTTCGTCCGACTACACAACTAGGATTGTTGCAATATTTTCTCGATACTATGGATCTCATGCAGAGATCATGTTTCCTTATGTGCGTTACCTTAAGAAGCAGAGTTGCAGAGTTGTTTGA